In Penaeus monodon isolate SGIC_2016 chromosome 8, NSTDA_Pmon_1, whole genome shotgun sequence, one DNA window encodes the following:
- the LOC119576440 gene encoding transmembrane 9 superfamily member 2-like, giving the protein MWKLVLFTAVVGGQAFYLPGLAPVNYCTKDNAEANCESHIPLFVNRLNSEESVIPYEYDHFDFCKMENAKDTVVENLGQVVFGERIESSPYEIEFLKDETCKTVCSKSYDPKKTADSALLKELKRAMNLNYYHHWIVDNMPVTWCYKVEGGNVFCATGFPVGCYVDAGKRPKDACVIDPRYKDPSTYYIFNHVDLNITYHSGEKEEWGSSIHGVGGRILSVRVTPKSIKHNEVTNCNTDDVMGVPENSKEPITIKYTYSVTFSKSIGDNRWSSRWDYILDSMPHTNIQWFSILNSLVIVLFLSGMVAMIMLRTLHKDIARYNQIDAGEDAQEEYGWKLVHGDVFRPPRNGMLLSVLVGSGVQVFSMSLITLAFACLGFLSPANRGALMTCAMVLYVCLGFPAGYTAARLYKSFGGEKWKSNVLLTSMLCPGIVFALFFLMNLIFWYKGSSAAIPFTTLLALLALWFLVSVPLTFVGSFFGYRKRTLENPVRTNQIPRQIPEQSVYTQPLPGIIMGGVLPFGCIFIQLFFILNSIWSAQTYYMFGFLFLVFLILVITCSETTVLLCYFHLCAEDYHWWWRSFLTSGFTAFYLFIYCVHYFVTKLNIEGVVSTILYFGYTFIMVFLFFILTGTIGFLACFWFVRKIYSVVKVD; this is encoded by the exons ATGTGGAAACTGGTGTTATTTACGGCCGTGGTTGGGGGTCAGGCCTTCTACCTGCCCGGCTTGGCACCTGTCAATTATTGCACCAAAGACAACGCCGAGGCCAACTGCGAG TCGCACATTCCGTTGTTTGTGAATCGTCTGAATTCCGAAGAGTCGGTCATCCCCTACGAGTATGACCA CTTCGACTTCTGCAAGATGGAGAATGCCAAGGACACCGTCGTTGAGAATCTGGGGCAGGTGGTGTTTGGAGAGAGGATCGAGTCTTCCCCGTATGAG ATTGAATTCCTGAAGGATGAGACCTGCAAGACGGTCTGTTCAAAATCCTATGACCCCAAGAAAACTGCGGATTCTGCGCTTTTGAAGGAGCTCAAGCGGGCCATGAACTTGAACTATTATCACCACTGGATTGTAG ACAATATGCCAGTTACCTGGTGCTATAAAGTTGAGGGAGGAAATGTATTTTGCGCAACTGGTTTCCCTGTTGGCTGTTATGTTGATGCTGGGAAGAGACCCAAGGACGCCTGCGTTATAGAC CCGAGATACAAGGACCCCAGCACGTACTACATCTTCAACCACGTAGACCTCAACATCACCTATCACagcggggagaaagaggaatggggcAGCTCCATACATGGTGTTGGAGGCAGGATCTTGT CTGTGCGTGTAACACCCAAGAGCATCAAGCATAATGAGGTTACGAACTGCAACACTGACGACGTAATGGGTGTTCCGGAGAACTCCAAGGAGCCCATCACCATCAAGTACACGTATAGCGTAACTTTCTCG AAATCTATTGGTGACAACCGCTGGTCTTCACGCTGGGACTACATCCTGGACTCCATGCCTCACACCAACATCCAGTGGTTCAGCATCCTCAACTCCCTCGTAATCGTGCTCTTCCTGTCAGGAATGGTGGCCATGATTATGCTCAGGACCCTGCACAAGGATATTGCTCGTTACAACCAG ATTGATGCGGGAGAGGATGCGCAGGAAGAGTACGGCTGGAAACTGGTCCACGGAGATGTGTTCCGTCCTCCACGCAACGGCATGCTGCTCTCAGTGCTGGTTGGCTCTGGCGTGCAGGTGTTCAGCATGTCCCTCATCACACTTG CTTTCGCCTGCCTGGGCTTCCTGTCTCCGGCCAACCGAGGCGCTCTCATGACCTGTGCGATGGTGCTGTATGTCTGCCTAGGGTTCCCTGCTGGATACACAGCAGCGCGACTGTATAAGAGCTTCGGTGGAGAGAAGTGGAAGTCGAATGTACTCCTGACCTCCATGCTGTGCCCAGG CATTGTGTTCGCCCTCTTCTTCCTGATGAACCTCATCTTCTGGTACAAGGGTTCGAGCGCAGCCATCCCCTTCACCACCCTCCTGGCCCTTCTGGCACTCTGGTTCCTGGTGTCGGTGCCGCTCACCTTCGTCGGCTCTTTCTTCGGCTACAGGAAGAGG ACCTTGGAGAATCCTGTCCGCACCAACCAGATCCCTCGGCAGATTCCTGAACAAAGCGTATACACACAGCCCCTGCCAGGCATCATCATGGGTGGTGTCCTGCCCTTCGGCTGCATCTTCATCCAGCTGTTCTTCATTCTGAACTCCATCTGGTCCGCCCAGACCTATTACATGTTCGGCTTCCTGTTCCTGGTGTTCCTCATCTTGGTGATCACCTGCTCTGAGACCACCGTGCTCCTCTGCTACTTCCACTTGTGCGCTGAG GACTATCACTGGTGGTGGCGCAGTTTCCTCACCTCGGGATTCACAGCGTTCTACCTCTTCATCTACTGTGTCCATTACTTTGTGACGAAGCTCAACATTGAGGGCGTGGTGTCCACCATCCTCTACTTTGGCTACACCTTCATTATGgtgttcctcttcttcatcttgaCAG GAACCATTGGTTTTCTCGCTTGCTTTTGGTTTGTGCGAAAGATCTACAGTGTTGTCAAGGTGGACTAA
- the LOC119576005 gene encoding craniofacial development protein 2-like: MERSKFIPNGNLEKLLEIDRMQYPMIRFVRSQMAQCWRLHEGPVKVLSASQDRKHGGALVLDQNFSKSVLSFWPKNDRMFLIKIKAILVVYAPTADAEDQQIDSVYSSLDELFPSCKSKEIIIVMGGFNAKVGSERDWKTVEPHEAPNNDTGRRFGAFIESIQAAASKTVQQKKRSSSHQAGKAKEKCDEVKNLSCNPKEIKDSRDQWPAILLLLKLHQNNRRPYSPRDRGCQCSSQLKIILQRIRRQLLPETPET; the protein is encoded by the exons ATGGAACGTTCGAAGTTTATACCAAACGGAAACCTGGAGAAGCTTTTAGAGATCGACAGAATGCAATATCCAATGATTAGGTTTGTGCGAAGTCAGATGGCCCAGTGTTGGCGACTTCATGAAGGACCAGTAAAAGTCCTTTCTGCAAGTCAAGACCGTAAACATGGAGGAGCTCTGGTCCTAGatcaaaacttttcaaaatccgTTTTATCATTCTGGCCCAAAAATGACCGCATGTTTCTAATTAAGATCAAAGCTATCTTAGTAGTATATGCTCCCACTGCGGATGCCGAAGACCAACAGATCGACAGCGTCTACAGCTCTCTTGATGAATTATTTCCATCATGTAAATCAAAggaaattattattgtcatgggtGGCTTCAATGCTAAAGTTGGCTCAGAGAGAGATTGGAAGACTGTTGAACCGCACG AGGCTCCTAACAATGACACTGGCCGTCGTTTTGGTGCCTTCATCGAGAGCATCCAAGCAGCAGCTTCCAAGACCGTCcaacagaagaaaagaagcagCTCTCACCAGGCTG gaaaagCCAAGGAGAAATGTGATGAGGTTAAGAATCTCAGCTGTAATCCCAAAGAGATAAAGGATAGCAGAGATCAGTGGCCAGCGATCCTTCTCCTGCTCAAACTGCATCAAAACAACAGACGGCCTTATTCTCCACGAgaccgaggatgtcagtgctcTAGTCAACTGAAAATCATcctacagaggatcagaagacaactcctTCCCGAAACACCAGAAACCTAG